ACAGGGTACTACGACCTTCGGCGCCACCGGTCTCGACGAGACCATGGAGCAGATGCGCAGCGAGATGCGCCGGTTCGTCGAAGACAAGGTCGCCCCTCATGCCCATCAGTGGCATCTGGACAATGCCTACATTCCTCTCGAGATCCTGAGCGAGCTGAGCGAACTCGGGGTGTTCTCCCTCACTCTTCCCGAGGCGTTCGGCGGACTGGGCCTCGGGAAGGAGTCCATGTGCGTCGTCTCCGAAGAGTTGTCGCGGGGTTATATCGGCGTAGGATCGCTGGGCACGCGGACGGAGATTGCGGCAGAGCTCATCCTGCACGCCGGCACTGAAGAGCAGAAACAGCGCTTTCTGCCGAAGCTGGCATCGGGCGAGATCATCCCGACGGCCGTTTTCACCGAACCGAATACAGGCTCGGACCTCGCGTCGCTGCGGACGAGAGCGTCTGTGGACGGCGATGTCTACAAGGTCCACGGCAACAAGACGTGGATCACCCACCCGGTTCGCGCCGATTTGATGACGCTGCTGGTGCGCACCAATCCGGAGGAAACCGGCTACAAGGGTCTGTCGATGCTGCTCGCGGAGAAGCCCCGGGGCACGGACGACGATCCTTTTCCTGCAGCGGGCATGACCGGGGGCGAAATCGAAGTGCTCGGTTATCGCGGCATGAAGGAGTTCGAAATCGGCTTCGACGGCTTTACCGTGCCGACAGCCAACCTGCTCGGAGGGATCGAAGGGCAGGGGTTCAAGCAGCTCATGCAAACCTTCGAGAGCGCCCGGATCCAGACGGCAGCTCGTGCGATCGGCGTTGCCCAAAGCGCGCTGGATCTCGGCTTGCGATATGCCACCGAGCGCATGCAATTCGGGCAGCCGATCGTCTCGTTTCCCCGGGTGGCGGACAAGCTGGTGATGATGGCCGTGGAGATCATGGCGGCACGGCAGCTGACCTATTATGCTGCCCGCGAGAAGGATGCAGGCCGACGCTGCGACGTCGAAGCCGGGATGGCCAAGCTGCTGGCGGCGCGCGTCGCGTGGACTGCGGCCGACAACGCTCTTCAGATCCATGGCGGAAACGGATTTGCGCTGGAATATCCCATCAGCCGGGTGTTATGCGACGCGCGCATCCTCAATATCTTCGAGGGCGCGGCCGAAATTCAGGCGCAGGTCATCGCTCGTCGATTGCTCGACGGAGCCAATTGACCTGCGTTCCCTGATGATTCAAAGGCAACTACAATGAATGTGCTCGAGTATCTCGTCCCGGTGGCCATCGCCGCAGTGTTCGTCGTGCTGCTGCTGGGCCTGTGGAACATGATGCGCGGGGGAGACCCGAATACGTCGCAAAAATTGATGCGTTGGCGCGTGATCCTGCAATTCGTTGCGATCGTCATCATCATGGCCACCATCTACTTCATGCAGAAATAGACGCAGGTCTCCAGGCCGAGTACGTCAACGCGGCGCCAGGCGGACGGCGCCGTCGAGTCGGATCGATTCCCCGTTCAGCATGTCATTGTCGACGATGTGCCTGACGAGGGAGGCATATTCGTCGGCCCGGCCCAAACGGGTGGGAAACGGCACGCCTGCCGCCAGCGACTTCCGAGCGTCATCCGGCAAGCCATCGAACATGGGTGTGTGAAACAGGCCGGGGAGGATGGCCATCACGCGAATGCCATCGGCTGCGAGATCGCGGGCCACCGGCAGGGTGAGACCCATCACCCCGGCCTTGGACGACGCATAGGCCGCCTGCCCCATCTGGCCATCGGTGGCCGCCACGGACGCCGTATTGACGATAACGCCACGTCCGCCATCTTCCGTGACCGGTGCCAGCGACAACATGCCGGCTGCCGATCTGGACAGCATGGCAAAGGTCCCGATCAAATTGATTTCCACGACTTTCCGGAAATCCTTCAGACTGTGAGCGATCACCTCGCCGGTCTCTCGTTTGCGGCGAACCGACTTCTGTCCAATCACGATGCCGGCGCAGTTCACGAGGATGCGTTCCTGCCCATGAGCCTCGCGGGCCCTGGCCAGACCCTGGTCAATGCTCTCTTCGTCGGTCACGTCGACCTTGCAGAAAATGCCTCCGATGTCTCGGGCCACCTGCTCTCCGCGCTCACTGTTCAAATCAAAGAGCGCCACCCGGGCTCCGTCTTCAGCAAGACGCCTCGCCGTCGCCTCTCCAAGCCCCGAAGCGCCGCCGGTGACGATCGCGGCTGTGGCATTGTCGATTTTCATGACTGCTCCAAAAAGCCAAATATGCTGTGCGACCCCTAACCTTGCACCGCCGCCAATGCAATTCCATATCTTGCCCGTGGATCCAACTTCAGGAGGACCGGATGGCGGAAGGGACGGGCGTGGCAACTCAGACACCGGATCTCGATTCTCCGGAAATTCAGCTGCCAGTCGTCATGCAGGCGAATGAAAAGCGCGTTCGCCGCGGCTTTTGGCGAAAGCTCGGGCGTGTCGCCACGCGACTGCCGTTTGCAGAGACCATCGTCGCCGCCTATTACTGCGCGCTGGATCCGGCAACTCCTACCCGGGCGAAAGCTATCCTCTTGGCAGCGCTCGCCTATTTCGTCCTGCCGTTCGATGTGGTGCCGGATTTCCTGATCGTTCTGGGTTTCACGGACGATGCCGCGGTGATGTTTGCCGCCATGAACATGATCACCGCCTATATGAAACCCGCGCATTACGAACAAGCAAAGGCGTCGCTTGAACGCATCCGTGCGGGTGGAAAGGCTGAGGCCTGATCGCGGCTACATCTCCAAAACGACCTTGCCTTTCGCTTCGCGGCGGGCGAGCACGTTGAGTGCGTCCGCCACCTGATCGAG
The window above is part of the Rhodoligotrophos appendicifer genome. Proteins encoded here:
- a CDS encoding acyl-CoA dehydrogenase family protein, with amino-acid sequence MSLADDVAGSRAILAEIPVLAAEAALAAEQIYAKAKSRVREQVSDNGRISNALVEQHQSAAHGLAWLATYVEVLRQLAEYAGRLAEDEILGELEMLIVQVVAGEYLNQLVGGIPMNQGEFVRPHDLGLDDDDLAPLRQGAALTLRRGGNSAAARARIMELILAQQGTTTFGATGLDETMEQMRSEMRRFVEDKVAPHAHQWHLDNAYIPLEILSELSELGVFSLTLPEAFGGLGLGKESMCVVSEELSRGYIGVGSLGTRTEIAAELILHAGTEEQKQRFLPKLASGEIIPTAVFTEPNTGSDLASLRTRASVDGDVYKVHGNKTWITHPVRADLMTLLVRTNPEETGYKGLSMLLAEKPRGTDDDPFPAAGMTGGEIEVLGYRGMKEFEIGFDGFTVPTANLLGGIEGQGFKQLMQTFESARIQTAARAIGVAQSALDLGLRYATERMQFGQPIVSFPRVADKLVMMAVEIMAARQLTYYAAREKDAGRRCDVEAGMAKLLAARVAWTAADNALQIHGGNGFALEYPISRVLCDARILNIFEGAAEIQAQVIARRLLDGAN
- a CDS encoding twin transmembrane helix small protein, with the translated sequence MNVLEYLVPVAIAAVFVVLLLGLWNMMRGGDPNTSQKLMRWRVILQFVAIVIIMATIYFMQK
- a CDS encoding SDR family NAD(P)-dependent oxidoreductase yields the protein MKIDNATAAIVTGGASGLGEATARRLAEDGARVALFDLNSERGEQVARDIGGIFCKVDVTDEESIDQGLARAREAHGQERILVNCAGIVIGQKSVRRKRETGEVIAHSLKDFRKVVEINLIGTFAMLSRSAAGMLSLAPVTEDGGRGVIVNTASVAATDGQMGQAAYASSKAGVMGLTLPVARDLAADGIRVMAILPGLFHTPMFDGLPDDARKSLAAGVPFPTRLGRADEYASLVRHIVDNDMLNGESIRLDGAVRLAPR
- a CDS encoding DUF1232 domain-containing protein, which codes for MAEGTGVATQTPDLDSPEIQLPVVMQANEKRVRRGFWRKLGRVATRLPFAETIVAAYYCALDPATPTRAKAILLAALAYFVLPFDVVPDFLIVLGFTDDAAVMFAAMNMITAYMKPAHYEQAKASLERIRAGGKAEA